A window from Salvelinus sp. IW2-2015 unplaced genomic scaffold, ASM291031v2 Un_scaffold2530, whole genome shotgun sequence encodes these proteins:
- the LOC112074181 gene encoding uncharacterized protein, which produces MPPLSSSLLSFLHGRCTCCYGRMAEVSRRLGSGVYRFSAIRNAPTHSVPCAEDRPHETMSVVAAAATSIIGARTCKAKVTGQGIYECHPVSTRDSQASSWEPERKNLKENAQECTEIEHIDQILSRLKHENRLGYGTLLWSSSDLLLLDFNAKPAIKLATVQDSELRRSPLYLWPSVQPLSQGNLVTVHRMMCWNSRGVVMATLHPEIFGSPRQLRAFSTVMLNLAEEQSGGFRHYPEVSTRAYSWRSKNNQSDSPPLHRSRTAYYDILRVSPSATQSQIKTAYYKQSFIYHPDKNPDNEEATQRFSDITEAYGVLGSMALRRKYDRGILSGSDVQGPGRPSDREATSSNRASGPQQYQQQQRSRRFSNVGGKAMFDFDAFFQAHYGEQLQREKELRARRAQYQQKQQQDYKQWKLGKMLEITVGVLLAMGGVIFFSITRS; this is translated from the coding sequence ATGCCACCCCTGTCTTCTTCGCTTCTGTCATTTCTCCATGGCCGCTGTACCTGCTGCTACGGGAGAATGGCGGAGGTCAGTCGGAGATTGGGGAGCGGAGTTTACAGATTTTCAGCTATCAGAAACGCACCGACTCACTCCGTCCCCTGCGCCGAAGATCGGCCACACGAAACGAtgtcagtagtagcagcagcagcaacctCTATAATTGGAGCCAGAACCTGTAAAGCCAAGGTAACCGGCCAAGGGATTTACGAATGTCATCCGGTGTCAACAAGGGACAGTCAGGCGAGTTCCTGGGAACCTGAACGTAAAAACCTCAAAGAGAATGCACAGGAATGCACGGAGATAGAGCACATTGATCAAATACTTTCTAGGCTAAAACATGAGAACAGACTGGGGTATGGGACATTACTTTGGTCAAGTAGTGATTTGCTTTTATTAGACTTTAATGCTAAACCCGCTATCAAATTAGCAACTGTTCAGGATAGTGAGCTCAGACGGTCACCTTTGTACCTGTGGCCCAGTGTACAGCCTCTGTCCCAGGGTAACCTAGTAACAGTGCACAGGATGATGTGTTGGAATAGCAGAGGTGTTGTCATGGCCACTTTACACCCTGAAATCTTTGGGTCACCTCGGCAGCTCCGAGCATTCAGCACGGTCATGCTCAACCTGGCAGAGGAGCAGTCAGGCGGGTTTAGACATTACCCAGAGGTCTCCACCAGGGCTTACAGCTGGAGGAGCAAAAACAACCAGTCAGACTCCCCGCCTCTTCACAGGAGCAGAACGGCCTACTACGACATCCTCCGAGTGTCCCCAAGCGCCACCCAATCCCAAATAAAGACCGCATATTACAAGCAGTCGTTCATCTACCACCCAGACAAGAACCCCGACAACGAGGAAGCCACCCAGCGTTTCTCTGATATCACCGAGGCCTATGGCGTGTTGGGGAGCATGGCCCTGAGGAGGAAGTACGACCGCGGCATCCTCAGTGGGTCAGACGTCCAGGGGCCCGGGAGACCCTCGGACCGGGAGGCCACCTCCAGCAACAGAGCCTCTGGCCCACAGCAGTATCAACAACAGCAGAGGTCCCGGCGGTTCTCCAACGTTGGAGGGAAGGCCATGTTTGACTTTGATGCCTTCTTCCAGGCTCACTATGGAGAGCAGCTGCAGAGGGAGAAGGAGCTGAGGGCCAGAAGGGCCCAGTACCAGCAGAAACAGCAGCAGGATTATAAGCAGTGGAAGCTGGGGAAGATGTTGGAGATTACTGTAGGGGTGCTGTTGGCCATGGGAGGGGTCATCTTCTTCAGTATCACTAGGTCCTGA